The Triticum urartu cultivar G1812 chromosome 6, Tu2.1, whole genome shotgun sequence genome includes the window ATCCAAAATTGCTTCCAGGCAACCCTTTTCCACTGCCCGTTGCACATCTTTCAACAGCCCGAATCCTGGTCTTCCAGTCAAAAGGCGCAGCAGCACGATTCCGAAAGAGTATACATCAGATAGGGGGGTCAGGTCACCAGTCATAACATATTCAGGATCAATGTACACAAAAGACCCCTTTGGGTGGGTATGCTTATATAGAGTGGTTCTGCCCCTGAACTCATCAGTGAACATTCGGCACACGCCAAAACCACTGAGCTTTGCTACATTGTTTCCATCAAGAAGAATGTTCGATGCTTTAAGGTCACTGTGGACAATGCTATGGGGTTTATTAGAATGGAGAAAGATGAGCGCGGAGCAAACATCAGAAATGATGCGGGTGCGCAACTGCCAACTGAGAGGTTTAGAATTGTCTTTGCAAGCCAGGCGGTCATCCAAGCTTCCATTGGGCATGTATTCGTAGACAAGAGCTTGAGCGTCCTTGCAAGCTCCTATAAGAGTCACCAGGTTTGGATGTCGAACCCTGCTGAGAATCTCTATCTGCAAAGGAGGCAGCATGAACAACTCAGCAATTTATTTGAAGAAGCGAATTGCCAGTTCAGTTGAGATGAAAGAAAGTAAATAATTAACCAAGACCAATAATTCAACCTCTTGATTGAACTGCGACTGTGACTGTGTGCTTTCAGGATTCAACTTCTTTACAGCTACATTTGTGTGCCGAAGAAAGCCCTTGTACACACTTCCATAAACACTTTCTCCAACCTTCAGTGAGTGGTCAAAGTTGTTGGTTGCTCCGTTAATCTCCGAGCAGGACAACTCCGTGATGTGCATTGTCCCCTCCGAGGTTCCACTAGACTCTCCTTTCTTTGCATGTAGTGCTTCTACCTCTCTTACTGCCTTGTCATGCTGCAACATCAAATCCTTGATAATACGGTCTGAATGGGAAGTTGTTTTCTCCATGGCTAATCTTTTCTTGCGTTCATCTTGAAGCTTTGCACAAAGTTCATTAGTTGTTTCTGTGAGTCTTTCAACTTCCTCCAGTGTTGTTTTCAACTTATCCTCTATTTGATTCTTTTGCTTCACTTCTCCGAAGTACATACTCTCAGAGGCTCGTGCCTGTTGGACAAGCTAAATGTGAGAGAGTATTTCGTTAAAAAAATTAGCTGGCAGTTATTGGAAAAAAAAACGATGGATCCAAAATTGTTTACAAATTTATTATTGATGATGGTAAAGTTGGTGATGATGCTTCATAAGCACAGTAGCAAGTGTATCTTCCAAATAATGCTCTTACTGGCATACATCATACAGTTGAAATAACAGTTAACATCAGTATACTTGACATGACTGAAAAATGGAAATTAAGCTACACTTACTTTCTGGAAAGCCTCAAACAACTCCCTTTCTGCCTTTTCACGACTGCAGTTGTCTTCGTAAGCTTGTTTTCTTACACTCTCCAACTCCCGGAGCATATGCTGGAATTTGTTATCAGCCTCGTCAAATTCGTTAACAGTTTCCTGGGTGAGATAAGGTCAAAACTTCATGTCAAGATTTTCTTGAATGTTTAATTATCTTCATCCTATTTCGTGTATTTATCAAGCAAATTCTTCATCATGGACCACATTTGAAGTGCATATGCATTTCTGATTGCTTCATCAGTGACCATACAAAGTTTAAGTGCGGATGCATATTGCTTACTGAAGATGTGGAGAATATAAATGAAGCAGCTTCTTCTTTGTTCCTTGAAGTGTAACTGCTAAACTTTAAGTATGCCAAAATAAATATCATTTACATAATTGTGTTTACCTTTTCATTACCGTCGGATCGTCTGAGATTTGGTTTGTGTAGCCATGTATTTGAAACACACCACATATCTGACAAGCTAGTTGATCTATCCACTGAAAACTGTTGAGCATCAGGCTTTTGTGCACCTTGCGGCATTGCCCCATGGCTAAGGGGAACCGCCTTCCTAGTGTAGAGAGAATGCAGACAAGGAGGGAAACATGTCAAATGCAGGCTGGAGTTCTGCAACGTAACGCTAAGAACACAAGTGAAGAGCATCCACGCTCGACCAACCGTACCTACGGTAAACAAGCGTTCCTTTGCAGATGTACCATATTTTGCAGGAAGGATCTGCCCGCTGTTCTACAACCTGTGCTTTCTTGGACTTGAGAGCTTTCATTTTCCTGAACTCTTGAACGAGGAGTTAGTTTTCCCTTTTGTGGTAATAGGGCATTCACTAATGACCACGACGTGTTTAATTATAGTGATAATCTACAAGTTTTTAAGAGATCACTCAGAAATTTGTGCACATACTTTGTGTAATGCTTATCAGCTGCTGCCCCCATGACAAGGGCAGTGACATGATGCTCAGTGATGAGCTGCACTAGTCCCTCTGCCACATCATCTGATTCAACCACCAGCTTCTCAGCTTGTACCTGTGAGATACATGCATAGGTCAATTTTTGAAGCAAGCATATATTTCTAGTTTTCTTCGCATTCTGGTGTCTGATATGTCTGAACCTTTTCCTGTGCACATAGGAGCAGATGTTGGTCCAGACTGTCATTGATTCTTTGCAACTCCATCTTCTTGTATGCAGTCAGCTCCTGCTCTTGCACCTGGCTAGCAGGGATCCTGGCACCCACTATGAACAGCATTGGAGGTATTAACTTTCGCAACCATAATTTACTATCAGCAGAAACTCTATGCTATTCGAATCCTGCAGGATTTTAGTTTATCTGATTGCATTGCATCCAAAATATGCTGCTCactccgtctcataatataagacaTGTTTGCAGTTTAAATTGAACTgtaaaaacgtcttacattatgagaCAGAGGTAGTAAAGCCATTTtggaataaataaataaatttgTAGAGATAATTGACGTGGATTGACCATGTCAGTGTAATAATTACCCATGTCTTGTTTATGCTGTTCAGTCTATTGAAGTACTAGTAGGTAATGAAAC containing:
- the LOC125514933 gene encoding U-box domain-containing protein 33-like, which codes for MDAAGGSSEPSSPSSSGGGEQVYVAVGESKAMVLWALHKFPKDTAFVLLHVCSQPKLIPIMGARIPASQVQEQELTAYKKMELQRINDSLDQHLLLCAQEKVQAEKLVVESDDVAEGLVQLITEHHVTALVMGAAADKHYTKKMKALKSKKAQVVEQRADPSCKIWYICKGTLVYRRKAVPLSHGAMPQGAQKPDAQQFSVDRSTSLSDMWCVSNTWLHKPNLRRSDGNEKETVNEFDEADNKFQHMLRELESVRKQAYEDNCSREKAERELFEAFQKARASESMYFGEVKQKNQIEDKLKTTLEEVERLTETTNELCAKLQDERKKRLAMEKTTSHSDRIIKDLMLQHDKAVREVEALHAKKGESSGTSEGTMHITELSCSEINGATNNFDHSLKVGESVYGSVYKGFLRHTNVAVKKLNPESTQSQSQFNQEIEILSRVRHPNLVTLIGACKDAQALVYEYMPNGSLDDRLACKDNSKPLSWQLRTRIISDVCSALIFLHSNKPHSIVHSDLKASNILLDGNNVAKLSGFGVCRMFTDEFRGRTTLYKHTHPKGSFVYIDPEYVMTGDLTPLSDVYSFGIVLLRLLTGRPGFGLLKDVQRAVEKGCLEAILDSSAGGWPAMQAEQLARVGLKCCEIRRKNRPDLQTEVWTVLEPMLKSSSIILCSLSFKSVSEDLGGVPPYFICPILQDIMREPLIAADGFTYEAEAIREWIDNGHHTSPMTNLELLHCDLLPNHALRSAIQEWLQTNAN